In one Dermacentor albipictus isolate Rhodes 1998 colony chromosome 4, USDA_Dalb.pri_finalv2, whole genome shotgun sequence genomic region, the following are encoded:
- the LOC135910099 gene encoding high-affinity choline transporter 1-like isoform X2 translates to MTATWVGAGYINGTAEAVFNLGLVWCQAPLGYALSLVIGGLFFAGRMHATKAFTMLDPFQQHYGCWIGLLLCVPAVSGEVFWTASNLSALGETVGTLTQLNVTLIIVVSTCLILLYTSRGGLASVMYTDVFQLGSTIIGLWCCVPFIATNQAVAKISDAQKEWVGVIKNQDVSQILDQLFMTIFGGIPWQVYFQRVLSSDSAFTAKMLSFLSALGCVFLSLPPVIVGATGKSANFTAVGYPGAYNLDEAHRKDIMPYAIRYLTPGMISILGQLAITAAVMSSVDSSMLSASSLIARNVYQLIFRPTASEVELSAALRCALWVVGLLAMTMALKVQSVFALWTLSSDLVYVLLFPQFIALFFMPSKINAYGAASGFMIGLLARTLCGEPEFGVPVLLALPLYDAERGQQFPFRTFCMLLSLASLLGCSELAAYLFRSGHLEADRDVWGCFVEGPSVPNLRSGLSTNAPFSATAGGGVSAMSTHIQTAGIKSRGRQVSDIEGTEEQRKDRRASMKSQRPAAAQQHYGTGARESKRPSDADTKGSGHSVKLANTAAGKKTLSKRSKERKGETAPAKSESTPAKGARAKKHK, encoded by the exons ATGACCG CAACTTGGGTCGGAGCCGGTTACATCAACGGAACCGCCGAAGCTGTGTTCAACCTCGGCCTCGTCTGGTGCCAGGCTCCACTAGGCTACGCGCTCAGCCTGGTCATCG GTGGACTGTTCTTCGCGGGCAGAATGCATGCAACCAAGGCGTTTACAATGCTGGACCCGTTCCAGCAGCACTACGGCTGTTGGATTGGCCTCTTGCTCTGCGTGCCAGCGGTCTCTGGCGAAGTCTTCTGGACAGCCTCCAACCTGTCTGCCTTGG GCGAGACCGTGGGCACCCTTACGCAACTAAACGTCACCCTGATCATAGTTGTGTCCACCTGCCTAATCCTGTTATACACGTCGAGGGGAGGTCTCGCCTCTGTGATGTACACGGACGTTTTCCAGCTGGGCAGCACCATCATAGGCCTA TGGTGCTGTGTGCCCTTCATCGCGACCAACCAGGCCGTAGCGAAGATAAGCGACGCACAAAAAGAGTGGGTTGGCGTCATTAAAAACCAAGATGTTAGTCAGATCTTGGACCAGCTCTTCATGACCATCTTCGGCGGCATACCCTGGCAG GTATACTTCCAGCGGGTGTTGAGCTCCGATTCCGCCTTCACCGCGAAAATGCTCTCATTCTTGTCCGCCCTGGGATGCGTGTTCCTGTCCCTCCCACCGGTCATCGTTGGTGCCACTGGGAAAAGCGCTA ACTTCACGGCGGTGGGCTACCCTGGTGCGTACAACCTGGACGAGGCCCACCGCAAGGACATTATGCCGTACGCCATACGGTACCTGACGCCGGGCATGATTTCGATCCTGGGCCAACTGGCCATCACGGCGGCAGTAATGTCGTCCGTCGACTCGTCCATGCTGAGTGCTTCGTCACTCATCGCGCGCAACGTCTACCAGCTTATTTTTAGGCCCACG GCATCCGAGGTCGAGCTGTCAGCTGCGCTTCGATGCGCCCTGTGGGTGGTCGGCCTGTTGGCGATGACCATGGCCCTCAAAGTGCAGTCGGTGTTTGCGCTCTGGACGCTCTCCTCGGACCTTGTCTACGTGCTGCTCTTCCCTCAGTTCATCGCGCTCTTTTTCATGCCTAGCAAGATCAACGCCTACGGCGCAGCCAGTg GCTTTATGATAGGCCTGTTGGCGCGGACCCTTTGCGGCGAGCCGGAATTCGGCGTTCCGGTTCTCTTGGCGCTGCCCCTGTACGACGCTGAGCGGGGCCAGCAGTTTCCTTTCCGGACCTTCTGCATGCTGCTGAGCCTGGCCAGCCTCCTCGGCTGCTCGGAGCTCGCTGCGTACCTGTTCCGCTCGGGCCACCTGGAAGCAGACCGGGATGTGTGGGGCTGCTTTGTGGAGGGGCCGTCGGTCCCGAATCTGCGCAGCGGCTTGTCCACGAACGCGCCTTTCAGTGCCACTGCCGGCGGTGGCGTGAGCGCGATGTCCACACATATACAAACCGCTGGCATCAAGTCACGCGGCCGGCAAGTCTCCGACATTGAAGGCACggaagaacagcggaaagaccGTCGCGCATCGATGAAGAGCCAGCGGCCAGCTGCTGCACAGCAGCACTACGGGACCGGCGCCCGGGAAAGCAAGCGGCCGAGCGATGCGGACACGAAGGGCAGCGGTCATAGCGTCAAGTTGGCGAACACTGCTGCCGGGAAGAAGACCCTGTCCAAGAGAAGCAAGGAGCGGAAGGGCGAAACCGCCCCGGCGAAAAGCGAAAGCACCCCGGCAAAGGGCGCGAGAGCGAAGAAGCATAAGTAG
- the LOC135910099 gene encoding high-affinity choline transporter 1-like isoform X1, protein MSFLEIAGTLTLIAYYIGIAYVGTRWTNVEYDEDESDNQQPGQTAAAKPQDKSGDDLLRLFLANRSLPLSLGFVSMTATWVGAGYINGTAEAVFNLGLVWCQAPLGYALSLVIGGLFFAGRMHATKAFTMLDPFQQHYGCWIGLLLCVPAVSGEVFWTASNLSALGETVGTLTQLNVTLIIVVSTCLILLYTSRGGLASVMYTDVFQLGSTIIGLWCCVPFIATNQAVAKISDAQKEWVGVIKNQDVSQILDQLFMTIFGGIPWQVYFQRVLSSDSAFTAKMLSFLSALGCVFLSLPPVIVGATGKSANFTAVGYPGAYNLDEAHRKDIMPYAIRYLTPGMISILGQLAITAAVMSSVDSSMLSASSLIARNVYQLIFRPTASEVELSAALRCALWVVGLLAMTMALKVQSVFALWTLSSDLVYVLLFPQFIALFFMPSKINAYGAASGFMIGLLARTLCGEPEFGVPVLLALPLYDAERGQQFPFRTFCMLLSLASLLGCSELAAYLFRSGHLEADRDVWGCFVEGPSVPNLRSGLSTNAPFSATAGGGVSAMSTHIQTAGIKSRGRQVSDIEGTEEQRKDRRASMKSQRPAAAQQHYGTGARESKRPSDADTKGSGHSVKLANTAAGKKTLSKRSKERKGETAPAKSESTPAKGARAKKHK, encoded by the exons atgtCGTTCTTGGAAATCGCGGGAACCCTTACCCTCATCGCGTACTACATCGGCATCGCCTACGTAGGCACCCGTTGGACAAACGTTGAGTACGACGAGGACGAGTCGGATAACCAGCAGCCTGG GCAAACCGCGGCTGCAAAACCGCAGGATAAGAGCGGGGACGACCTGCTGCGCCTGTTTCTCGCCAACCGGAGCCTTCCGCTTTCGCTGGGCTTCGTTTCTATGACCG CAACTTGGGTCGGAGCCGGTTACATCAACGGAACCGCCGAAGCTGTGTTCAACCTCGGCCTCGTCTGGTGCCAGGCTCCACTAGGCTACGCGCTCAGCCTGGTCATCG GTGGACTGTTCTTCGCGGGCAGAATGCATGCAACCAAGGCGTTTACAATGCTGGACCCGTTCCAGCAGCACTACGGCTGTTGGATTGGCCTCTTGCTCTGCGTGCCAGCGGTCTCTGGCGAAGTCTTCTGGACAGCCTCCAACCTGTCTGCCTTGG GCGAGACCGTGGGCACCCTTACGCAACTAAACGTCACCCTGATCATAGTTGTGTCCACCTGCCTAATCCTGTTATACACGTCGAGGGGAGGTCTCGCCTCTGTGATGTACACGGACGTTTTCCAGCTGGGCAGCACCATCATAGGCCTA TGGTGCTGTGTGCCCTTCATCGCGACCAACCAGGCCGTAGCGAAGATAAGCGACGCACAAAAAGAGTGGGTTGGCGTCATTAAAAACCAAGATGTTAGTCAGATCTTGGACCAGCTCTTCATGACCATCTTCGGCGGCATACCCTGGCAG GTATACTTCCAGCGGGTGTTGAGCTCCGATTCCGCCTTCACCGCGAAAATGCTCTCATTCTTGTCCGCCCTGGGATGCGTGTTCCTGTCCCTCCCACCGGTCATCGTTGGTGCCACTGGGAAAAGCGCTA ACTTCACGGCGGTGGGCTACCCTGGTGCGTACAACCTGGACGAGGCCCACCGCAAGGACATTATGCCGTACGCCATACGGTACCTGACGCCGGGCATGATTTCGATCCTGGGCCAACTGGCCATCACGGCGGCAGTAATGTCGTCCGTCGACTCGTCCATGCTGAGTGCTTCGTCACTCATCGCGCGCAACGTCTACCAGCTTATTTTTAGGCCCACG GCATCCGAGGTCGAGCTGTCAGCTGCGCTTCGATGCGCCCTGTGGGTGGTCGGCCTGTTGGCGATGACCATGGCCCTCAAAGTGCAGTCGGTGTTTGCGCTCTGGACGCTCTCCTCGGACCTTGTCTACGTGCTGCTCTTCCCTCAGTTCATCGCGCTCTTTTTCATGCCTAGCAAGATCAACGCCTACGGCGCAGCCAGTg GCTTTATGATAGGCCTGTTGGCGCGGACCCTTTGCGGCGAGCCGGAATTCGGCGTTCCGGTTCTCTTGGCGCTGCCCCTGTACGACGCTGAGCGGGGCCAGCAGTTTCCTTTCCGGACCTTCTGCATGCTGCTGAGCCTGGCCAGCCTCCTCGGCTGCTCGGAGCTCGCTGCGTACCTGTTCCGCTCGGGCCACCTGGAAGCAGACCGGGATGTGTGGGGCTGCTTTGTGGAGGGGCCGTCGGTCCCGAATCTGCGCAGCGGCTTGTCCACGAACGCGCCTTTCAGTGCCACTGCCGGCGGTGGCGTGAGCGCGATGTCCACACATATACAAACCGCTGGCATCAAGTCACGCGGCCGGCAAGTCTCCGACATTGAAGGCACggaagaacagcggaaagaccGTCGCGCATCGATGAAGAGCCAGCGGCCAGCTGCTGCACAGCAGCACTACGGGACCGGCGCCCGGGAAAGCAAGCGGCCGAGCGATGCGGACACGAAGGGCAGCGGTCATAGCGTCAAGTTGGCGAACACTGCTGCCGGGAAGAAGACCCTGTCCAAGAGAAGCAAGGAGCGGAAGGGCGAAACCGCCCCGGCGAAAAGCGAAAGCACCCCGGCAAAGGGCGCGAGAGCGAAGAAGCATAAGTAG
- the LOC135910099 gene encoding high-affinity choline transporter 1-like isoform X3 has product MHATKAFTMLDPFQQHYGCWIGLLLCVPAVSGEVFWTASNLSALGETVGTLTQLNVTLIIVVSTCLILLYTSRGGLASVMYTDVFQLGSTIIGLWCCVPFIATNQAVAKISDAQKEWVGVIKNQDVSQILDQLFMTIFGGIPWQVYFQRVLSSDSAFTAKMLSFLSALGCVFLSLPPVIVGATGKSANFTAVGYPGAYNLDEAHRKDIMPYAIRYLTPGMISILGQLAITAAVMSSVDSSMLSASSLIARNVYQLIFRPTASEVELSAALRCALWVVGLLAMTMALKVQSVFALWTLSSDLVYVLLFPQFIALFFMPSKINAYGAASGFMIGLLARTLCGEPEFGVPVLLALPLYDAERGQQFPFRTFCMLLSLASLLGCSELAAYLFRSGHLEADRDVWGCFVEGPSVPNLRSGLSTNAPFSATAGGGVSAMSTHIQTAGIKSRGRQVSDIEGTEEQRKDRRASMKSQRPAAAQQHYGTGARESKRPSDADTKGSGHSVKLANTAAGKKTLSKRSKERKGETAPAKSESTPAKGARAKKHK; this is encoded by the exons ATGCATGCAACCAAGGCGTTTACAATGCTGGACCCGTTCCAGCAGCACTACGGCTGTTGGATTGGCCTCTTGCTCTGCGTGCCAGCGGTCTCTGGCGAAGTCTTCTGGACAGCCTCCAACCTGTCTGCCTTGG GCGAGACCGTGGGCACCCTTACGCAACTAAACGTCACCCTGATCATAGTTGTGTCCACCTGCCTAATCCTGTTATACACGTCGAGGGGAGGTCTCGCCTCTGTGATGTACACGGACGTTTTCCAGCTGGGCAGCACCATCATAGGCCTA TGGTGCTGTGTGCCCTTCATCGCGACCAACCAGGCCGTAGCGAAGATAAGCGACGCACAAAAAGAGTGGGTTGGCGTCATTAAAAACCAAGATGTTAGTCAGATCTTGGACCAGCTCTTCATGACCATCTTCGGCGGCATACCCTGGCAG GTATACTTCCAGCGGGTGTTGAGCTCCGATTCCGCCTTCACCGCGAAAATGCTCTCATTCTTGTCCGCCCTGGGATGCGTGTTCCTGTCCCTCCCACCGGTCATCGTTGGTGCCACTGGGAAAAGCGCTA ACTTCACGGCGGTGGGCTACCCTGGTGCGTACAACCTGGACGAGGCCCACCGCAAGGACATTATGCCGTACGCCATACGGTACCTGACGCCGGGCATGATTTCGATCCTGGGCCAACTGGCCATCACGGCGGCAGTAATGTCGTCCGTCGACTCGTCCATGCTGAGTGCTTCGTCACTCATCGCGCGCAACGTCTACCAGCTTATTTTTAGGCCCACG GCATCCGAGGTCGAGCTGTCAGCTGCGCTTCGATGCGCCCTGTGGGTGGTCGGCCTGTTGGCGATGACCATGGCCCTCAAAGTGCAGTCGGTGTTTGCGCTCTGGACGCTCTCCTCGGACCTTGTCTACGTGCTGCTCTTCCCTCAGTTCATCGCGCTCTTTTTCATGCCTAGCAAGATCAACGCCTACGGCGCAGCCAGTg GCTTTATGATAGGCCTGTTGGCGCGGACCCTTTGCGGCGAGCCGGAATTCGGCGTTCCGGTTCTCTTGGCGCTGCCCCTGTACGACGCTGAGCGGGGCCAGCAGTTTCCTTTCCGGACCTTCTGCATGCTGCTGAGCCTGGCCAGCCTCCTCGGCTGCTCGGAGCTCGCTGCGTACCTGTTCCGCTCGGGCCACCTGGAAGCAGACCGGGATGTGTGGGGCTGCTTTGTGGAGGGGCCGTCGGTCCCGAATCTGCGCAGCGGCTTGTCCACGAACGCGCCTTTCAGTGCCACTGCCGGCGGTGGCGTGAGCGCGATGTCCACACATATACAAACCGCTGGCATCAAGTCACGCGGCCGGCAAGTCTCCGACATTGAAGGCACggaagaacagcggaaagaccGTCGCGCATCGATGAAGAGCCAGCGGCCAGCTGCTGCACAGCAGCACTACGGGACCGGCGCCCGGGAAAGCAAGCGGCCGAGCGATGCGGACACGAAGGGCAGCGGTCATAGCGTCAAGTTGGCGAACACTGCTGCCGGGAAGAAGACCCTGTCCAAGAGAAGCAAGGAGCGGAAGGGCGAAACCGCCCCGGCGAAAAGCGAAAGCACCCCGGCAAAGGGCGCGAGAGCGAAGAAGCATAAGTAG